The Chloroflexota bacterium nucleotide sequence GAATTCGCAACCAGGGGTACCATCGCCATGATTCGGGTCGCTGGTGCCTCCAGCCAAACTTCATTCGCCGCACGATAATCGCTTCACTTTCTAACGATAAACCGATCCAGTACCAGCAGATCTATCTCGCTCCTGCTGAAGGTATTGAAGGCATCGGCCGGCGAGGTCACGATCGGTTCACCGCGCAGATTGAAGGAGGTATTGAGAAGGACGGGTGTGCCCGTTCGATCACCGAACGCGCTGATGATATCGTAATAGCGTTGGTTCCATTCCCGGCGCACGGTCTGTAACCGGCCTGTGCTCATGTGAGAAACGGCAGGAATCTCCATCTGGCGTTCCGGTTGAACGGGACTTACCATCAGCATATAGCGAGGGGGATACTGCCCCGCCGCCTTCTGAAGATCGAAATATTCGCCCGCTCGCTCCTCCAATACAGCGGGAGCGAAAGGCCGGAAGGGTTCTCTGAACTTGATCTTGGTGTTGACGATGTTTTTCATCTCCGCACTGCGGGGATCTGCCAGGATCGAACGATTGCCCAGTGCCCGCGGTCCCCACTCGAAGCGACCCTGAAACAAGCCCACGACCTTGCCATCTATCAATGCCTCGTTGATCGTATCGACCAAGCTGGTCTCATCCGCGATGAACTCAAAACTGACACTTTTCTGGTCCAGCAATTGCCGGCAGGCATCCTCGTCGTAAGCTTCCCCGTAGAAGGCGTGTTCCATGACAAAACGGCGGGGTTGGTGAAGCAACACGTGATACACGTATAGCGCTGCGCCCAGGGCCCCACCCGCATCGCCCGCTGCCGGCTGTATGAAGACCTGCTCGAAAGGGGTCTCCCGCATGATCCGTCCATTGGCAACCGAGTTGAGCGCCACCCCGCCTGCCATGACCAGGTTTGAGCTTGCAGTCTGCCGGTGCAGGTTATTGACCATCCTGAGGATTGTCTCCTCCGTCAGCCGTTGCACACTGGACGCCACATCAGCATAATATTGATTGCTTTTGGCTTGCGCCTCTCGCCCGCTTAAATCATGGCCTGTTGTCTCACAAAAAAA carries:
- a CDS encoding carbamoyltransferase N-terminal domain-containing protein, translating into MFILGISCFYHDSAAVLLRDGDLVAAAQEERFSRRKHDFGYPGQAIEFCLRQGGISADELDYVVFYEKPLPKFERIMMSTLSTFPRSWKMFREAMIAWFNEKLWVKGLLVDRLDIDSGKVLFVEHHMSHAASALFCSPFEEAAVLTIDGVGEWTTTAMGHGRASWQDGSLNRIDLTNEIHFPHSLGLLYSAFTAWLGFRVNNGEYKVMGMAPYGRPNYLERLGEVITVHGDGSFRLNMDYFSFHYSPDRTFNDRFIDLWGEPRVHDTDFFCETTGHDLSGREAQAKSNQYYADVASSVQRLTEETILRMVNNLHRQTASSNLVMAGGVALNSVANGRIMRETPFEQVFIQPAAGDAGGALGAALYVYHVLLHQPRRFVMEHAFYGEAYDEDACRQLLDQKSVSFEFIADETSLVDTINEALIDGKVVGLFQGRFEWGPRALGNRSILADPRSAEMKNIVNTKIKFREPFRPFAPAVLEERAGEYFDLQKAAGQYPPRYMLMVSPVQPERQMEIPAVSHMSTGRLQTVRREWNQRYYDIISAFGDRTGTPVLLNTSFNLRGEPIVTSPADAFNTFSRSEIDLLVLDRFIVRK